A window of the Lactuca sativa cultivar Salinas chromosome 7, Lsat_Salinas_v11, whole genome shotgun sequence genome harbors these coding sequences:
- the LOC111908217 gene encoding uncharacterized protein LOC111908217, with product MKTRGFYQKEDSVQEKKMDFEDMLTRFAATSEKRLNETDLGQLALHINERALGGLPSNTKKNPRGAQINIVTTRSGNIITPPTPIHNEDPKEVHEKEKENPHSQIVEATRRVQDLNSTSPRSEQKNTPSLKPYQPPLPFPGGARQDKPNEEYQKFLEHIKALQINIPFIEVVAQMPKYAKFLTELLTNRKKMEEVYKVALNENCSAAMLNKLPKKMGDPGMLTFPCQFGNLAISYALVDSG from the exons ATGAAGACAAGAGGCTTCTATCAAAAGGAAGATTCGGTGCAAGAAAAGAAAATGGACTTTGAAGATATGCTCACAAGATTTGCAGCCACATCCGAGAAAAGGCTCAACGAAACCGAT TTAGGCCAACTTGCACTACATATCAACGAAAGAGCACTGGGTGGGCTTCCAAGTAATACCAAGAAAAATCCGAGAGGCGCCCAAATCAACATTGTGACGACTAGGAGTGGAAACATAATAACTCCTCCTACCCCAATCCATAATGAAGATCCTAAAGAGGTGCATGAGAAAGAGAAAGAAAACCCACATTCACAAATAGTcgaagcaactcgtcgagttcaagacttgaactcgacgagtcctcggTCTGAACAGAAAAATACTCCTTCTTTAAAACCGTATCAACCTCCATTGCCATTTCCAGGTGGAGCTAGACAAGACAAGCCGAATGAAGAATATCAAAAGTTCTTGGAACACATCAAAGCCCTCCAAATTAACATTCCCTTCATCGAGGTGGTTGCACAAATGCCTAAGTATGCCAAGTTCTTAACGGAATTACTCACAAATAGAAAGAAGATGGAGGAGGTATACAAGGTGGCTCTTAATGAAAATTGTTCAGCCGCAATGTTGAACAAATTGCCGAAGAAAATGGGTGACCCAGGGATGTTGACTTTTCCATGCCAATTCGGGAACTTAGCTATTAGTTATGCATTGGTTGATTCGGGGTGA